In a single window of the Larimichthys crocea isolate SSNF chromosome XVII, L_crocea_2.0, whole genome shotgun sequence genome:
- the chst14 gene encoding carbohydrate sulfotransferase 14 — MLPRRQDYGVKMTGGVRGGSVINFRTTVNSGSGRRRGSSAVLPSVLTFLVIVASGGLLLMIEKGMLNSMETPPPRGSGKRLDFIRQVGRHGPDAVDVESQILQEIRNRTIRTMCSQKNMPHNIWSLSPLQRKTVLQHILVNDQYHFLYCYVPKVACSNWKRVLKVLSGALESVDVNSKMNHHSDLVFLSSLKPEEIRYRLKHYFKFMFVREPMERLLSAYRNKFGEIQSYQKKYGVEIVKRYRKSRAKDAPIKGDDVTFGEFVRYLLDEDVERMNEHWMPMYNLCQPCAVNYDFIGSYERLESDSAYVLQHVGVPPHIQFPERQTWYKPVTTETLHYYLCSLPQKLLKELLPKYILDFSLFTYPLPNTTTQHCRH, encoded by the exons ATGCTCCCTCGCAGGCAGGACTACGGGGTGAAAATGACCGGAGGAGTGCGCGGAGGCTCGGTTATAAACTTTAGGACGACGGTGAACTCGGGCTCCGGCCGCCGCCGCGGCAGCTCCGCGGTGCTGCCGTCGGTGCTAACGTTCCTGGTGATCGTCGCCTCCGGAGGCCTGTTGCTCATGATAGAGAAAGGAATGCTGAACAGCATGGAGACGCCTCCACCCCGGGGGAGCGGCAAGCGGCTGGACTTCATCAGGCAGGTCGGGAGGCACGGTCCGGATGCTGTGGACGTGGAGTCCCAG ATCCTCCAGGAAATCCGTAACCGGACAATCAGGACCATGTGCAGCCAGAAGAACATGCCGCACAACATCTGGTCCCTGAGCCCCCTGCAGAGGAAGACAGTGCTGCAGCACATCCTGGTGAATGATCAGTATCACTTCCTCTACTGCTACGTCCCCAAAGTGGCCTGCTCCAACTGGAAGAGGGTGCTGAAGGTCCTGAGCGGAGCTCTGGAGAGCGTGGACGTCAACAGCAAGATGAACCACCACAGCGaccttgtgtttttgtcctctctcAAGCCCGAGGAGATCCGCTACCGCCTCAAGCACTACTTCAAGTTCATGTTTGTGCGGGAGCCCATGGAGCGCCTGCTGTCCGCGTACAGGAACAAGTTCGGAGAGATTCAGTCCTACCAGAAAAAGTACGGCGTGGAGATCGTAAAGAGGTACAGGAAAAGTCGCGCCAAGGACGCGCCCATAAAAGGAGATGACGTGACTTTCGGGGAGTTCGTCCGTTACTTGCTGGACGAGGACGTGGAGCGCATGAACGAGCACTGGATGCCGATGTACAACCTGTGCCAACCCTGCGCGGTGAACTACGACTTCATCGGCTCCTACGAGCGCCTCGAAAGCGACTCGGCGTACGTGCTGCAGCACGTCGGGGTGCCTCCTCACATTCAGTTCCCAGAGAGGCAAACGTGGTACAAGCCGGTCACCACGGAGACGTTACACTATTACCTGTGCAGCTTACCGCAGAAGCTGCTGAAGGAACTCCTGCCCAAGTACATTTTAGACTTTTCCCTCTTCACTTACCCTCTCCCCAACACAACCACTCAACACTGCCGGCATTAA
- the cracd gene encoding LOW QUALITY PROTEIN: capping protein inhibiting regulator of actin dynamics (The sequence of the model RefSeq protein was modified relative to this genomic sequence to represent the inferred CDS: substituted 1 base at 1 genomic stop codon) yields the protein MFPKVLLQWCAAISSCAAEIERRRQGKFQPFRRLFGKKKKREVKGVLDGAELKASFSTGEVCNGVVSDNEESNQDLRELNPIGSRALSHDSIFIPEEPVTEPGLDHDMSQEKSDKVRNLQKQIAQGIKFGQRPPSLRKSEGDEGSSDEEEVPRSPLKVLAQVEAEPASTEPKQVQAAQQAEPHSTPAKSPRSKRVLPPTGTIESINLDAVPQSVPRLDNTAAKHKLSVKPKNQRISRKHRRFTQVRQRXSQAVGVFCDISRALSEDLITSPPSQDLQEVSLPGVREDLEAAGVSTDGQRRASAESLDSFKKQRLHEEERQETRRKRELEEQRLKQEEEEKRKRAAEELRLRQLEEERCRKQQEEEERRLREEAERRIREEEERRQREEEERIRREEEERRMREEEERRMREEEERRQWEEEERRRLEEQRRKEEEERKKREEEEEARRQQELEAEKKRKLREEEEERKKKEEAERLRLQEIEEKKKVEAEEKADGCSDPHERKRKAEELRWREMEERQRPFSFKVSSGEKQILFQKVNLTPVTPASSHQSGAVAEQRESAKASSSSSEGPDSPNLPASPYIPHTAILVTGAQLCGTAVNLDQIKDTACKSLLGLGEDRKAQGTPVTKSKTSPDRKSGKTKSLNETSLSADQSGAAVLAEWASIRSKIFKGVEEGKYDEYPDPSKTQPQPQPGGEDQPAFSHSNLRKTMSASAKFSITPAKKKFGDSNRNSEVFVVDDKEAGEEATPSDSPTAASPAPTSRPQSRTSKTVRIVDRGSEECMFAKDLPSFLVPSPGAKPEGLELKTRAQSETGASESREDGEDQGQDGEDKPSPFGIKLRRTNYSLRFHSEQSTEKRKKRYSAGDSFDGVPSPLTPIEPDSDASSVFSDKSSPASPPHKEGAVGKYLLASPAVPRAKPVKSTSPTAHMEGEKVLSKPPVYRRPTTSPKPVGAVPTPPPSPLPKVAHSSTSDAMIHRTGAAESFSQELSNRGEDPSAVALLHRGCQSQSQAEEEPKEKRSFFPSINIPWREKADRKAELIRKEKPSLQSRHSLDSSRVQEKEAGPLWITLALQKQKGFREQQQNREERRSQREAKLAEKNARDSVTLVSPTESKGSGSTSPSSKPQTPEEPKRPDSLLGRFERRENLKKSNTLPSSVTVEIADSTPSPPAVKEVSKRFPSSDSPQVSTEPAWLALAKRKAKAWSDCPQIIK from the exons ATGTTCCCTAAGGTTTTACTGCAGTGGTGCGCAGCCATCTCGAGCTGTGCGGCTGAAATAG AGAGAAGGCGACAGGGCAAATTCCAGCCCTTCAGACGACTCtttgggaagaagaagaagagagaggtgaAAGGCGTCTTGGATGGAGCGGAGCTAAAGGCGAGTTTTTCTACTGGAGAAGTGTGCAACGGAGTCGTGTCTGACAATGAGGAGTCCAATCAGGATTTGAG gGAGTTGAATCCCATCGGATCTCGAGCTCTCTCACACGACAGCATCTTTATCCCAGAGGAGCCGGTGACTGAGCCCGGTCTAGATCACGACATGTCCCAGGAAAAGTCGGACAAAGTTAGGAATCTGCAG AAGCAGATAGCACAAGGAATAAAGTTTGGACAGAGGCCGCCGTCTCTGAGGAAAAGTGAAGGAGATGAGGGGAGTTCAGATGAGGAAGAAGTTCCCCGGAGTCCTCTGAAGGTTCTGGCCCAGGTAGAAGCTGAGCCAGCAAGCACAGAGCCAAAG CAGGTCCAGGCAGCTCAACAAGCCGAACCACACAGCACCCCGGCGAAGTCCCCGAGGTCCAAACGAGTTCTTCCACCCACCGGTACCATCGAGTCCATTAATCTGGATGCTGTTCCACAGTCTGTCCCTCGCTTAGACAACACAGCTGCCAAGCATAAACTGTCCGTCAAACCGAAAAACCAGAGGATTTCACGCAAGCACCGGCGGTTtacacaggtgagacagaggTAAAGTCAAgctgttggtgtgttttgtgaTATTTCTCGTGCTTTGTCAGAAGATTTAATCACATCTCCACCTTCTCAGGACCTCCAAGAGGTGTCTCTTCCCGGTGTACGAGAGGACCTCGAGGCCGCCGGCGTCTCCACAGACGGCCAGCGCAGAGCGTCGGCTGAGTCCCTGGACAGCTTCAAGAAACAGAGACTCCATGAGGAGGAAAGAcaggagacgaggaggaagagggagctggaggagcagaggctcaaacaggaggaagaggagaagaggaagagagccGCAGAGGAGCTGAGGCTGCGTCAgctagaggaggagaggtgtcgcaaacagcaggaggaggaagagcggAGGCTCAGAGAGGAGGCGGAGAGAAGGATccgagaggaagaagaaaggaggcaGCGAGAGGAGGAAGAACGGATccggagggaggaggaggaaaggaggatgcgagaggaggaggaaaggaggatgcgggaggaagaggagcgccgacagtgggaggaagaggagaggagacgactggaggagcagaggaggaaagaggaggaggaaaggaagaagcgagaggaggaggaagaagcgaGGAGGCAGCAGGAGCTTGAGgcggagaagaagaggaagctaagggaggaggaggaggaaaggaagaagaaagaggaggcagagaggctgAGGTTGCAGGAgattgaagaaaagaaaaaagtggaggcagaggagaag GCTGACGGCTGCTCGGATCCacatgagaggaagaggaaggctGAGGAGCTGCGatggagggagatggaggagagacagaggccTTTCTCTTTTAAAGTTTCCTCTGGAGAGAAGCAGATTTTGTTCCAGAAGGTGAACCTGACGCCTGTGACGCCGGCCTCCAGCCACCAGAGCGGCGCTGTAGCTGAGCAAAGAGAGAGCGCTAaggcttcttcttcctcctctgaagGACCAGACTCCCCCAACCTGCCAGCATCCCCATATATCCCCCACACAGCCATCTTAGTGACCGGCGCCCAGCTCTGTGGGACGGCCGTGAATTTAGACCAGATCAAAGACACCGCCTGCAAGTCTCTGCTGGGTTTGGGAGAGGACAGAAAAGCCCAGGGCACACCGGTGACCAAGAGCAAGACTTCACCCGATCGCAAGTCTGGCAAAACCAAATCGCTCAACGAGACCTCGCTCTCTGCGGACCAGTCTGGTGCAGCCGTCCTGGCAGAATGGGCGAGCATCCGATCGAAGATCTTcaagggggtggaggaggggaagtATGACGAGTACCCGGACCCGAGCAAGACCCAGCCTCAGCCCCAGCCCGGCGGCGAAGACCAGCCTGCGTTCTCCCACTCGAACCTCAGGAAGACCATGTCCGCCAGCGCCAAGTTCTCCATCACCCCTGCGAAGAAGAAGTTCGGAGATTCAAACAGGAACTCTGAGGTGTTCGTTGTAGACGATAAGGAGGCAGGAGAGGAAGCTACTCCGTCTGATAGCCCCACTGCGGCCTCCCCGGCTCCAACCAGCAGACCTCAGAGCAGGACAAGTAAAACCGTCCGCATTGTAGACAGAGGGTCAGAGGAATGTATGTTTGCCAAAGACCTCCCCTCTTTTCTGGTTCCCAGTCCTGGAGCCAAACCCGAGGGTCTGGAGTTGAAGACGAGGGCTCAGAGTGAAACAGGGGCGTCTGAAAGTAGAGAGGACGGAGAGGACCAAGGACAGGATGGTGAGGACAAGCCGTCACCTTTTGGCATTAAGCTGAGGAGGACCAACTACTCCCTGCGCTTCCACAGCGAACAGTCGACTGAGAAAAGGAAGAAACGGTACAGTGCCGGGGACAGCTTCGATGGCGTCCCTTCACCTCTCACCCCCATTGAGCCAGACTCTGATGCTTCCTCTGTCTTTTCCGACAAATCAAGTCCGGCGTCTCCTCCTCATAAAGAAGGCGCGGTCGGCAAGTACCTGCTCGCCTCCCCCGCCGTCCCTCGGGCTAAACCAGTGAAATCCACCAGCCCCACCGCGCACATGGAAGGTGAGAAAGTGCTCTCGAAGCCACCTGTCTACCGTAGACCAACCACGTCACCCAAACCCGTCGGAGCAGTCCCCACACCTCCCCCATCGCCGCTGCCTAAAGTAGCCCACAGCTCCACCAGTGACGCCATGATCCATAGGACAGGAGCCGCAGAGTCATTCAGCCAAGAGCTGTCAAACAGGGGCGAGGATCCTTCAGCGGTGGCCCTGCTGCACCGAGGCTGCCAAAGCCAGAGTCAGGCGGAGGAGGAGCCGAAGGAGAAGAGATCCTTCTTCCCCTCCATCAACATCCCGTGGAGAGAGAAGGCGGACAGAAAGGCGGAGCTCATCAGGAAAG AAAAACCCTCACTTCAGAGCAGGCACTCACTGGACAGTTCGAGGGTCCAGGAGAAGGAGGCCGGGCCTTTATGGATCACTCTGGCTCTGCAGAAGCAGAAAGGCTtcagggagcagcagcagaatcgAGAGGAGCGCCGCAGCCAAAGAGAGGCCAAGCTGGCTGAGAAGAATGCCAGAGACAGT GTTACTCTGGTGAGCCCCACAGAGAGCAAAGGAAGCGGCAGCACCAGCCCGTCTTCTAAACCTCAGACGCCGGAGGAGCCGAAGAGACCCGACAGCCTCCTGGGACGATTTGAGCGCCgagaaaacctgaaaaaatCCAACACCTTACCGAGCTCTGTCACCG TTGAGATCGCAGACTCTACACCGTCGCCACCTGCTGTCAAGGAGGTGTCAAAGCGCTTCCCCTCCAGTGACTCTCCGCAGGTATCCACAGAGCCGGCCTGGCTGGCCCTGGCCAAGCGAAAGGCCAAAGCCTGGAGCGACTGTCCTCAGATCATCAAATAA